A genomic region of Kribbella sp. NBC_00382 contains the following coding sequences:
- a CDS encoding PDDEXK nuclease domain-containing protein, whose translation MSTEDSVPRFPSTPARSTLPDWYPDLLDRVSSHITTGHRRAVSAANTEVLRSYWAIGSEILNRQESEGWGTRVIDRLSADLKSRFPAAKGYSPRNLKYMRAFAAAWTDAAIVQQPVAQLPWGHHTRLLDKLDDPQLRLLYGAAAVEYGWSRAVLALQIEGGFHHRSGKAVTNFATAIESERSDLAQQSTKDPYLFDFLGSTDGWREREVEEKLVEHVGKFLLELGQGFAFVGQQVRLELAGDEFFCDLLFYHLHLRCYVVIELKAVPFNAAFLGQLGLYMAVVDDILAKDGDKPTIGLLLCKNRKEVVAEYALRGFKAPIGVAEWTSAINNSLPAEFESALPSVEVLEAELAGSSDDL comes from the coding sequence ATGTCCACCGAAGACTCCGTTCCCCGCTTCCCTTCCACCCCTGCCCGCTCGACCCTCCCAGATTGGTATCCGGACCTGCTCGACCGCGTCTCCAGCCACATCACCACTGGTCACCGCCGAGCCGTCTCCGCGGCGAATACCGAAGTGCTGAGGAGCTATTGGGCCATCGGCTCAGAGATCCTGAACCGCCAGGAGTCCGAAGGCTGGGGCACGAGAGTCATCGATCGACTGTCCGCCGACCTGAAGTCACGCTTCCCTGCCGCCAAGGGCTACTCGCCCCGGAATCTGAAGTACATGCGCGCTTTCGCCGCCGCCTGGACTGACGCGGCAATTGTGCAGCAGCCTGTTGCACAATTGCCCTGGGGTCACCACACGCGACTTCTCGACAAGCTTGACGACCCCCAGCTTCGCCTCTTGTACGGCGCAGCGGCGGTCGAATACGGCTGGAGTCGCGCTGTGCTCGCCCTCCAGATCGAGGGTGGGTTCCACCACCGATCGGGCAAGGCGGTCACCAACTTCGCGACGGCGATCGAGAGCGAGCGATCCGATCTCGCCCAGCAGTCGACCAAGGACCCGTACCTGTTCGACTTCCTCGGCTCGACCGACGGCTGGCGGGAACGCGAGGTGGAGGAGAAGCTCGTCGAGCACGTCGGTAAGTTCCTGCTCGAACTCGGCCAAGGCTTCGCCTTCGTCGGACAGCAGGTTCGACTCGAACTGGCCGGCGACGAGTTCTTCTGCGACCTGCTCTTCTACCACCTGCACCTGCGCTGCTACGTAGTGATCGAGCTCAAGGCCGTCCCCTTCAACGCAGCATTCCTCGGCCAGCTCGGCCTCTACATGGCGGTCGTCGACGACATCCTGGCGAAGGATGGCGACAAGCCGACGATCGGCCTCCTCTTGTGCAAGAACCGCAAGGAAGTCGTAGCCGAGTACGCTCTCCGAGGCTTCAAGGCACCGATCGGGGTAGCCGAGTGGA